The Elaeis guineensis isolate ETL-2024a chromosome 13, EG11, whole genome shotgun sequence genome includes a region encoding these proteins:
- the LOC105056266 gene encoding type 2 DNA topoisomerase 6 subunit B-like, translating into MSVATSSSARKLSQILISSAIQRCRLSGNLCRLSISLKCFHDSNPPCVQISISDTGVGSSLVEFQDLDFQSLSLSTDNWDGVLSITTTGIRDKDIHHYYLNLKEAISSRTRLKNLPSKRKTMGTFSGTEICLSTMEEENVNDFIAWMVRFIRKILVLKTPNITMDLLVEHVDNFGSRCDHILQAIDDFDLTLTMPTIKCLVSGLEDHVLKHGNVVHKQCHSCFANRDHLYVGSGLASNTDNIRGAGQVVEAVIVIAPVSSQPCCWSMNCLTSQVMYFQDFTSCSISQPALHALTSIDWQNYGLRLRGNFVDGDDITVLEWEDNPFARMDIALHIYHKIVTLVPSRQRIPADRKLVKKAVKIALDDVKAKYGGIFLSTHALKIRKHAPELSRTIAKLITSSNDLDFQSECATFLGLHQFDAGREGVVESCIREKIIGIIETNDRKSKAERDAAPSLFKSECLCEEDCVDEENEDAAEDVSILDF; encoded by the exons ATGTCGGTCGCCACTTCTTCTTCCGCTCGAAAACTATCCCAAATC CTGATCTCTTCGGCGATTCAGAGATGCCGCCTCTCCGGGAACCTCTGCAGATTGTCGATTTCTCTCAAATGCTTCCACGATTCCAACCCTCCCTGCGTTCAAATCTCGA TTTCTGACACGGGTGTTGGAAGCAGCTTGGTAGAGTTTCAGGACTTGGACTTCCAGTCGCTTTCCCTTTCTACTGATAACTGGG ATGGGGTGCTTTCCATTACAACTACTG GCATTCGTGATAAAGATATCCATCATTACTATTTGAATCTTAAAGAGGCAATTTCTTCCAGAACAaggttgaaaaatttaccttCCAAACGTAAAACTATGGGGACATTCAG TGGGACTGAAATATGTCTTTCCACCATGGAGGAAGAGAATGTTAATGACTTCATAGCATGGATGGTTCGCTTCATCCGAAAG ATACTTGTATTGAAAACTCCa AATATAACAATGGATCTCCTAGTTGAGCATGTTGACAACTTTGGGTCACGATGTGATCATATTCTCCAAGCGATTGATGATTTTGACCTAACTTTGACAATGCCAACTATCAAGTGCCTTGTGTCTGGCCTTGAAGATCATGTTCTCAAGCATGGAAATGTTGTACATAAGCAGTGTCACTCTTGCTTCGCCAATAG AGATCATTTATATGTTGGAAGTGGACTAGCAAGCAACACTGACAATATCAGAGGTGCCGGACAGGTGGTGGAAGCAGTGATTGTAATTGCACCTGTTTCTTCACAACCCTGTTGTTGGAGCATGAACTGTTTAACGTCACAG GTCATGTATTTCCAAGACTTCACATCTTGCTCAATTTCACAGCCAGCTCTCCATGCATTGACAAGTATTGATTGGCAGAATTATGGATTAAGGTTAAGGGGCAATTTTGTAGATGGAGATGATATCACAGTGCTTGAATGGGAGGACAATCCATTTGCTCGCATGGATATTGCCCTCCACATTTACCACAAAAT TGTCACCCTAGTACCTTCACGACAAAGGATTCCAGCTGACAGAAAACTTGTCAAGAAAGCTGTAAAGATCGCACTGGATGACGTAAAGGCCAAGTATGGTGGAATTTTTCTAAGCACCCATGCTCTCAAG ATTCGAAAGCATGCTCCCGAGCTTTCAAGAACAATTGCCAAACTGATCACATCATCCAATGATTTGGACTTCCAAAGTGAGTGTGCTACATTTCTTGGGCTGCACCAATTTGATGCAGGCAGAGAAGGGGTGGTTGAATCCTGCATCAGGGAAAAGATTATTGGGATTATAGAGACGAATGATAGAAAGTCAAAGGCAGAAAGGGATGCTGCACCCAGCCTCTTTAAATCTGAGTGCCTATGCGAGGAAGATTGTGTAGATGAAGAGAATGAAGATGCTGCAGAAGATGTCAGTATTTTGGATTTTTAG